The following is a genomic window from Methanoplanus sp. FWC-SCC4.
GTTGCCTTCAGTGCACTGACATCCCCATAGATGCGTGCCCTGCCAACAATCTCCTGCTTCCCAAATTCTCCTACGAGTGAATCCACAACACAAAGTTTTGGATCGACATTGCGGAGTGCACAAAGTTTTCCGATTATCTCCCTTCTTGAAGGTGTTGCGCCTTCATAAGTAAGGATGAAATCAAGCTCTGTGCGGTCAAGAAGCTTATTTTCCTCATCTCTTGTAAATTCGAAGTCCATCGATATCCCTCAAATATTGTCTACAAATTTATTTAAAACCAACAGCCACGTAAAAATAATACGCGCCCTGTCTTTAAGATCAAATCTCCTCAAAAAGACTGAATAATTCCTTTGCCCGCCTTTTTGCATCAGAATCCACAATCCTGACAACAACACCCTCACAGGGCTGCCCGTACAAAATCGCACATCCGTCTTCTAAAAGGTTAACCAGCGGAATTACTGCCAGATCCTCTTCACCCTCGACATGAATCAGCGCAGGAGGATCCAAAACGGCATTCTCGAGCGCAGAAATCAGTTCATCAGTGATACATCCTGCAGGGTTTTTCACTTCAATTCTTTTAACAGGCAAAAGAGGAGTACACCGGCACGGCTCACGCATGGTATTACCGTCAATCACCGAGAGATTAGGCACAATTCCCTTTCTCCGGATATTTCGTGTAACCACATCCCCTACTGCATAGAGGGGGGCATCACCGGCATACTCAAGTGCGGAGGTTATATCAGGAAAAAGTTCACCAAAAGGCTCCCTGAACTTTTTCCGGTGCTTTTCCGGCAAAAACCACATAACGTCTAACGAACCTTAAGGGCGTATCTGCCGGGCATATCAATATTCATTTTTTTTGCAATCCGGGAATTTTTAGGATCGACAATGTAAAGATAACCGGCCCAGTCCTCACTTAAATTGGTGCTTCCGCATGTGACACATGCCTCACCGTCAACCACATGGTGGCAGTTGCGGCAGACCATGAGCTGTTTTTTACTCCGCGGCGCCATCCGCTACACCACCCTCTGATTCTTCGAGAATCCAGTTCTCAGTACCAAGACCTGCCTGACGCATGGTAAGACCTACCTTGCTCTCACGTGGATCACGCTCTGAAAGACTTAAAGAAACAACACGTGCACGGACACCGTCACCTACACCTATCGTCCTCTTGGTCTCCTGACAGATCAGCTTGCCATTCTTTTCATCGTAATTGATGTAATCGTCAGAGATCTGACTTACATGGAGCATTGCATCGATAGGACCCAGAGAAACAAATGCACCAAAGCTGGTGGTTTCAACTACCTCGCCCTCAATTATCTCCTGCATTGCAAGACGAAGAACCACGGCATCAAAGTCAACACGATAGTAAACCGCACCGTCACTTGGTATGATATCTCCCTCGCCAATCTCATGGATCTCTGTTACGGCTATGAATATACCAATATCCTTGTCAATACTGCCTTCAAGCTGTTTTTGAAGTTCATCAAGAACAACTACTTCCAAATCTTCCCCAAGGCGGTTTGGAGGAACCCGAACCTTATCCTCAAGCTTCATTTTATAATACATTTTCAAATCACCCTGTATTTTGCCGGATTATATCTCAACCCCTGATTATTTCCAGAGTCTTTTGGTTTCTTAAAACTATTACATCAATATGTAATTTGAGAAGCTTATTCCTAAGCCCCCGGTCGTTTGTCATAACCATACAACCGTTCTCTTCAGCGTACCTGACAATCATGTCATCAACAGGAATTCCTGATACAGGACTATTTTCAATCCTGCATCTCCGGGAGAGAGAATGCCCAACGCGCGCAGCACTTGCACATCTTCCTTTGCCGGTCGAAAGACCTTTTAGTTCGGACACAACTTCGGTCAGGGTTAAAGGCTCAAATGCACCGACCAAAAGCTCGATTTCGGAGAAGATATCTACTCCGAATTCGGCAGGGGTCATAAGTGCATTTGCATCCAGAAGGACACTTACTCTGTTAGTGTTCCCATTCCGATCAGACGCCAACGGCCACCAACCTGCCGGCTGATTGCAATACGGGAACCTACGGCAACACAGACCGGTCTTTTGAGCACAACATCAACAACGTCCTTTTTGGTGTTTACAACAACACCAACAGTGACCGCTGTTCCGACAGAGAGCATAAGAGGCTCCTTGTGTCTCAAAGGATCAATTGTGAACTCATCATCAGAACCAACAACCCTTTCCATCAAAGAAACCTTAAAAGAAAGTTTCTCCCAGACAGGCGGCAGCTTTCCGACATGGCCTGCAACCTGGCCTGAAAGCGCATCACTCTTTGTGAGCGCGGGATCAAGTTTTGTTCCAACGCCAAGAAGACCGCCCGGTGTTGCCTGTGCAACCTTCTTATTGCCGGCATTTATTGTTGTTATTTTGGTAACAATAGGCTCCCAGTGAATCTGGTTTTCAGCTTCATATTTTCTGCCGGGCCTGATTTCTATCTCATCGCCCTCATTAAAGGCACCCTGGGTAAGGGAACCTCCTATAACTCCGCCGTTTACATCACGCCAGTTGCATCCCGGCTTGTTGATGTCAAAGGAACGGGCAATAAGCATAAGCGGCTCTTCATCCGGATCGCGTTTTGGTGCAGGTATATATTCATCAAGTGTCTGAAGAAGCGCTCCGATATTTATCCCCTGCTGTGCAGAAACAGGAACAACAGGAGCATTTTCAGCAATGGTCCCTTTGACGAACTGCTTTATCTGTTTGTAGTGAGCAAGCGCCTGTTCCTGTGAAACAACATCGATTTTATTCTGCACGATCACTATATTTTCAATTCCCACAAGCTCAAGAGCCATAAGGTGTTCTTTTGTCTGCGGCTGCGGGCATTTTTCATTTGCCGCAATAACAAGCATTGCCCCGTCCATAAGGGCCGAACCGGAAAGCATTGTTGCCATTAAAGTCTCGTGGCCGGGTGCATCAACAAAAGATATTGTCCTGTACGGCTCTGCCTCACCGCCACAAACCGGGCACTTCTCACTTG
Proteins encoded in this region:
- a CDS encoding type II toxin-antitoxin system VapC family toxin, with the protein product MASDRNGNTNRVSVLLDANALMTPAEFGVDIFSEIELLVGAFEPLTLTEVVSELKGLSTGKGRCASAARVGHSLSRRCRIENSPVSGIPVDDMIVRYAEENGCMVMTNDRGLRNKLLKLHIDVIVLRNQKTLEIIRG
- a CDS encoding DNA-directed RNA polymerase, with the translated sequence MYYKMKLEDKVRVPPNRLGEDLEVVVLDELQKQLEGSIDKDIGIFIAVTEIHEIGEGDIIPSDGAVYYRVDFDAVVLRLAMQEIIEGEVVETTSFGAFVSLGPIDAMLHVSQISDDYINYDEKNGKLICQETKRTIGVGDGVRARVVSLSLSERDPRESKVGLTMRQAGLGTENWILEESEGGVADGAAE
- a CDS encoding GTP-dependent dephospho-CoA kinase family protein, whose protein sequence is MWFLPEKHRKKFREPFGELFPDITSALEYAGDAPLYAVGDVVTRNIRRKGIVPNLSVIDGNTMREPCRCTPLLPVKRIEVKNPAGCITDELISALENAVLDPPALIHVEGEEDLAVIPLVNLLEDGCAILYGQPCEGVVVRIVDSDAKRRAKELFSLFEEI
- the spt4 gene encoding transcription elongation factor subunit Spt4, which encodes MAPRSKKQLMVCRNCHHVVDGEACVTCGSTNLSEDWAGYLYIVDPKNSRIAKKMNIDMPGRYALKVR
- a CDS encoding translation initiation factor IF-2 subunit gamma gives rise to the protein MSDVNIPDVNIGLVGHVDHGKTTLVSGITGQWADRHSEEIKRGISIRLGYADATIYKCPKCEGPEALSTSEKCPVCGGEAEPYRTISFVDAPGHETLMATMLSGSALMDGAMLVIAANEKCPQPQTKEHLMALELVGIENIVIVQNKIDVVSQEQALAHYKQIKQFVKGTIAENAPVVPVSAQQGINIGALLQTLDEYIPAPKRDPDEEPLMLIARSFDINKPGCNWRDVNGGVIGGSLTQGAFNEGDEIEIRPGRKYEAENQIHWEPIVTKITTINAGNKKVAQATPGGLLGVGTKLDPALTKSDALSGQVAGHVGKLPPVWEKLSFKVSLMERVVGSDDEFTIDPLRHKEPLMLSVGTAVTVGVVVNTKKDVVDVVLKRPVCVAVGSRIAISRQVGGRWRLIGMGTLTE
- a CDS encoding 30S ribosomal protein S24e translates to MDFEFTRDEENKLLDRTELDFILTYEGATPSRREIIGKLCALRNVDPKLCVVDSLVGEFGKQEIVGRARIYGDVSALKATELEYVVERSTFEEEKPEGEESNEEA